TTGTGATTCTCAGTGATGCCATTATTCCTTACGATACGCTGGTGCTGGCTACTGGCGTTAGTCATCATTATTTCGGCAATGATCACTGGGCATCGATAGCACCTGGGCTAAAGACCGTTGAGGATGCGCTGGAGATTCGCCGTCGCATTTTTCTAGCATTTGAGGCTGCCGAGCGTGAACCTGATCCAGACAAACGCCGAGCGTGGATGACATTTGTGATTGTAGGGGGTGGCCCAACGGGTGTAGAACTGGCAGGTGCGATCGCAGAACTGGCAGGTAATGTGCTCAAGAAAGATTTTCGTGCCATCGATACGACTAAGAGCACTATTTTGCTGTTGGAGGGTATGGATCGCGTGTTGCCTCCCTATCCGCCTGAGCTTTCTGCCGAGGCAGAGGCATCGCTAACCCACTTGGGGGTGACAGTCCGCACCAAGACTATGGTTACGGACATTGCCAATAATGTGGTGACGGTCAAGCAGGGAGACACTCTTGAACAGATTCGTGCCCGTACAATTCTTTGGGCAGCCGGGGTAAAGGCATCATCCTTGGGGCGGGTATTAGCTCAGCGAACAGGGGTAGAACTTGATCGAGCAGGGCGGGTGATTGTCAATCCGGATTTATCGGTACCCAACTATCCAGACATTTTCGTGATTGGCGATTTAGCTCACTATGCCCACCAGACGGGCAAGCCTCTTCCTGGTGTTGCTCCTGTAGCAATGCAACAAGGTGAGTATGTGGCGAAATTGATCAATCGTCGCCTTGTAGGAGACACATTGCCACCGTTTAAGTATCGCGATTTGGGCAACTTGGCAGTCATTGGGCGCAACAAGGCTGTTGTGGATTTAGGATTTGTTAAGTTTTCAGGGCCGCTAGCTTGGTTAGCGTGGGTATTTGTTCACATTTACTTCCTGATTGAGTTTGATAATAAGCTTATCGTGATGACTCAGTGGGCATGGAATTACTTTACTCGCAACACAGGGGCACGGCTGATTACCGGGGAAGGTACATTACCCTTGGTGGAACCTAGCACGACCGATTGTTCTGTGTCTGAGCGATCGCGGGTAGAGGTTTAATGGTTAGTAGCATGATGGGACTAGTAGGGCATACTAGGAAATCTTTGCTACAGCAACCCTCGGTAGCGAATGAATAGCAGTACTGCCGCCCAGGAACCCAGAGCCACCTTCACCGCCACTAGACTGTTCAAGATAGGTAGGATGCCACCACTGGCCAATGTGCCCATGTCGCCGTGGGGTAGTTCGACCCCGGCCAAGGTGATTACAGCCAGCACAATGAATACAATCACGGAGACTTTTTCTAGAGTAGCGGCGCGCCATTGACGATAAATGGTTTGCATCCACTGCGGAGAGGAGGTAATGGCAATCAGGCCGATCGCTGTGCCCCCTGCAACCCCAGCCGCAAAGCCACCACCAGGACTCAGGTGTCCGCGAATTGCTAGCTCGATGCCTACCAGCGCAGAAATCGTAGCTCCTAGCCGCGCTAGGACGATAGAACCCTGGTCGCTAAACTGGTGGACATGGCTGGTGGGCTGCTCATCAGCAAGCAAAAACTGGGCACCCATGATAGCGATCGTAAACACGATGACCTCAAAAATCGTATCGTAAAGCCGATTGCGAAAAATAATCCCCGATACGGCATTTGGCACACCACTGTCTTGGACGATCGCATCAACGATCGCGGTATCTGATAATGCCACTACAGGATTCACGATCAGCAGCATTTTGAGATAAAACACCAGTCCAGCAATAACATAAACCCATCTCATGGCTGCACCTCCACAGGTTTAGGTAATTCTAAGCTTGCAGGATGTTGATAGACCAAGCAGGTCAAGGACGAGCCTAGCTCTGCCTGGAGAATTGCGTAGAGGCGGCACAAGCGTACAGTTATGGTAGATGAGGGTTTTAATCCAGTGGATGGCTGTGTTAAGCCGTTCGTAATTGATAACTCTACAGTGGATGAGCCTGCGGTCAGTGCGTAGGGCTGGGTAGCGCCAAGTTCGGGGGCATGGGGGTGCGATCGTTGCCAAATTGCGTGAACATCCTTAGCCATTAATGCTTGGTGCAACTGGACTGCATCTGGATAGGGAACGACTTCAACACGCATATGGCGCTTGTCAAAAATTGCTTTCAGGCTATCTAGTAGCTGTGACCGCGGATCTGTGCCGTTCGTGACTTCTTGGTCAACCAGATCACTCTTCAGCATACCTAAGCGGATCACAAGGGACGATCGTACCGCTACGGCATAGAGCATGACCGACAACAATGTTCCCACTAGTGCCTCTGTCAGAGCCACATCAGCCGCCCCAAGAACGGTATACACAAGCACAGAAATTGCCCCTAGAATGCCTCGAATGACCAGAGCATGGTAGGGATTTGCCTGAAAAACTAGCATGGATGCTGTCAAGGGCAACAAAGCGGCAATCAGGTATACGTAGCTGTCTGTCACGATTCTTCCTCCAGTATGTGTGCATCGGGCATTGGTGCATCGAGTTCATCGGGAGGTGATGGACGGCTAACACAGTAGGCCAACACATACCCCAACATCGTGTTCCAGAGGGCTAGGGAAAAAATGGCTAAGAGCAACAGGGGCCATTCCTGCGATCGTCGTAGCAGCAACCCGAAAACGATGCTCATAGAGCCGAGGGTGTCACTTACAGACAAGTTGTGCAGCTTGAATAGCAATGACTTGCGAGTCGGCAGCACAGCGGTGCCCCAAAACCAGAACACTAGCCCTATGCCGATGCAACCATAACTGAGTAGATCAATCATGAGTCAGCCACCCGCTTCAAGATATGTGCTAACAGCATAAACCCAGCATTTCCGACGCTGAAGATAATCACACCAACAACGCCCAGCATCCAGTCATCTCGCATTACGGAAATTAGCAAAATCATCACGGCTGTTTTTGTGGAAACACTGGCAAGCGCCAGCATAGTTTGCCAAATGTCTTCGTCTTTCCAAGCTTCATAGAGGGGAATAAGCAGCGCCACAATCATGGCAATTAAGGCGAAATTGAGAATCATAGGCATCTCCTTAGGGCTTTCTCCGGCGCACATGGTGGACTTCATACCAACCATCGTGGTGATAGCGCAACACAATGGTCTTGGGGGTGAAGGTAATCAAGAAAATATCGAGAAAAATGAGTCCCGGCGATCGCCCCAACCGTGCCCGTTCACAGACGACTACTTCTTGGTCGTGGGGG
This sequence is a window from Cyanobacteriota bacterium. Protein-coding genes within it:
- a CDS encoding Na(+)/H(+) antiporter subunit B → MRWVYVIAGLVFYLKMLLIVNPVVALSDTAIVDAIVQDSGVPNAVSGIIFRNRLYDTIFEVIVFTIAIMGAQFLLADEQPTSHVHQFSDQGSIVLARLGATISALVGIELAIRGHLSPGGGFAAGVAGGTAIGLIAITSSPQWMQTIYRQWRAATLEKVSVIVFIVLAVITLAGVELPHGDMGTLASGGILPILNSLVAVKVALGSWAAVLLFIRYRGLL
- a CDS encoding NAD(P)/FAD-dependent oxidoreductase, whose translation is MAFGSNNPLHRVVIVGGGFGGLYAAQFLKRTNVHITLIDRRNFHLFQPLLYQVATGTLSPADIASPLRAILNNNPNANVVLGEVLDVDPTQKVVILSDAIIPYDTLVLATGVSHHYFGNDHWASIAPGLKTVEDALEIRRRIFLAFEAAEREPDPDKRRAWMTFVIVGGGPTGVELAGAIAELAGNVLKKDFRAIDTTKSTILLLEGMDRVLPPYPPELSAEAEASLTHLGVTVRTKTMVTDIANNVVTVKQGDTLEQIRARTILWAAGVKASSLGRVLAQRTGVELDRAGRVIVNPDLSVPNYPDIFVIGDLAHYAHQTGKPLPGVAPVAMQQGEYVAKLINRRLVGDTLPPFKYRDLGNLAVIGRNKAVVDLGFVKFSGPLAWLAWVFVHIYFLIEFDNKLIVMTQWAWNYFTRNTGARLITGEGTLPLVEPSTTDCSVSERSRVEV
- a CDS encoding monovalent cation/H(+) antiporter subunit G encodes the protein MIDLLSYGCIGIGLVFWFWGTAVLPTRKSLLFKLHNLSVSDTLGSMSIVFGLLLRRSQEWPLLLLAIFSLALWNTMLGYVLAYCVSRPSPPDELDAPMPDAHILEEES
- a CDS encoding DUF4040 domain-containing protein, which codes for MTDSYVYLIAALLPLTASMLVFQANPYHALVIRGILGAISVLVYTVLGAADVALTEALVGTLLSVMLYAVAVRSSLVIRLGMLKSDLVDQEVTNGTDPRSQLLDSLKAIFDKRHMRVEVVPYPDAVQLHQALMAKDVHAIWQRSHPHAPELGATQPYALTAGSSTVELSITNGLTQPSTGLKPSSTITVRLCRLYAILQAELGSSLTCLVYQHPASLELPKPVEVQP
- a CDS encoding cation:proton antiporter, which gives rise to PHDQEVVVCERARLGRSPGLIFLDIFLITFTPKTIVLRYHHDGWYEVHHVRRRKP